The Mustela nigripes isolate SB6536 chromosome 4, MUSNIG.SB6536, whole genome shotgun sequence genome includes a window with the following:
- the FGFBP3 gene encoding fibroblast growth factor-binding protein 3 — translation MSPLRPLLLLLLGGCLLVAARRAKGTAGSAAELASGPTGGSSGRFVSPERHACSWQLLPRVPGPAAGSELALSCRDPAGALQQCAYRGEPERCAAYVARGPHYWKQVLGGLRKKRRPCQDPAPLKARLCAGKKGHGAELRLVPHGSSPVRPTAAVFPRDPEPPARSRGRLREPAPGPAGGSRLPESKSPRGKPSEKTKAGKRKATSDPEEERPLGTRPDPDGLDENAKLTETYCAEKWHSLCNFFVNFWNG, via the coding sequence ATGAGTCCTCTGaggccgctgctgctgctgctgctgggtggCTGCCTCCTCGTGGCCGCCCGGAGAGCCAAGGGGACGGCTGGCAGCGCGGCCGAGCTGGCCTCGGGTCCCACGGGCGGCTCTTCCGGCCGCTTCGTCAGCCCCGAGCGGCACGCGTGCAGCTGGCAGCTCCTGCCGCGCGTCCCAGGGCCCGCGGCGGGGAGCGAGCTGGCGCTGAGCTGCCGGGACCCGGCCGGGGCGCTCCAGCAGTGCGCCTACCGCGGGGAGCCCGAGCGCTGCGCCGCCTACGTTGCCCGCGGCCCCCACTACTGGAAGCAGGTGCTGGGCGGGCTGCGCAAGAAGAGGCGGCCGTGCCAGGACCCGGCTCCGCTCAAGGCTCGCCTGTGCGCAGGCAAGAAGGGCCACGGCGCCGAGCTGCGCCTGGTGCCCCACGGGTCCTCACCCGTGCGCCCAACTGCGGCAGTCTTCCCCCGGGATCCCGAGCCCCCAGCAAGGAGCCGGGGGCGGCTCCGGGAGCCCGCTCCCGGTCCCGCAGGAGGGTCCCGACTTCCCGAGAGCAAGTCTCCCAGAGGGAAGCCCTCTGAGAAGACCAAAGCGGGCAAGAGGAAGGCAACCTCGGACCCAGAAGAGGAGCGACCCCTGGGGACGCGGCCTGATCCGGACGGGTTGGACGAGAACGCGAAGCTCACGGAGACCTACTGTGCTGAGAAGTGGCACTCCCTTTGCAACTTCTTTGTCAATTTCTGGAATGGCTGA